From the genome of Bubalus bubalis isolate 160015118507 breed Murrah chromosome 2, NDDB_SH_1, whole genome shotgun sequence, one region includes:
- the CRIP3 gene encoding cysteine-rich protein 3 isoform X2 has protein sequence MSWTCPRCQQPVFFAEKVSSLGKNWHPFCLKCEHCHSVLSPGGHAEHNGRPYCHKPCYGALFGPRGVNIGGVGSYLYKPPTPTPASITHLSPSSFSPPRPRTGLPQGKKSPPHMKTFTGETSLCPGCEEPVYFAETVMSLGRNWHRPCLRCQRCRKTLTAGSHAEV, from the exons ATGAGCTGGACCTGCCCGCGTTGTCAGCAACCGGTTTTCTTTG CAGAGAAAGTGAGCTCCCTGGGCAAGAACTGGCACCCATTCTGCCTGAAATGTGAGCACTGCCACAGCGTCCTGTCCCCAGGAGGGCATGCAGAG CACAACGGAAGGCCATATTGCCACAAACCATGCTATGGGGCTCTCTTTGGACCCAGAG GGGTGAACATTGGTGGTGTGGGCTCCTACCTCTACAAACCTCCCACTCCCACACCTGCCAGCATCACTCACCTTAGCCCCAGCAGCTTCAGCCCCCCCAGGCCCAGGACTGGCCTCCCTCAGGGCAAGAAAA GCCCTCCTCACATGAAGACATTCACTGGGGAGACCTCGTTGTGCCCAGGCTGTGAGGAACCCGTCTATTTTG CTGAGACGGTGATGTCTTTGGGCAGAAATTGGCACCGACCCTGTCTGAGGTGCCAGCGGTGCCGGAAGACCCTGACTGCTGGGAGTCACGCTGAG GTGTGA
- the CRIP3 gene encoding cysteine-rich protein 3 isoform X1, producing the protein MSWTCPRCQQPVFFAEKVSSLGKNWHPFCLKCEHCHSVLSPGGHAEHNGRPYCHKPCYGALFGPRGVNIGGVGSYLYKPPTPTPASITHLSPSSFSPPRPRTGLPQGKKSPPHMKTFTGETSLCPGCEEPVYFAETVMSLGRNWHRPCLRCQRCRKTLTAGSHAEHDGAPYCHIPCYGYLFGPKGVNIGDVGCYIYDPVEIKSK; encoded by the exons ATGAGCTGGACCTGCCCGCGTTGTCAGCAACCGGTTTTCTTTG CAGAGAAAGTGAGCTCCCTGGGCAAGAACTGGCACCCATTCTGCCTGAAATGTGAGCACTGCCACAGCGTCCTGTCCCCAGGAGGGCATGCAGAG CACAACGGAAGGCCATATTGCCACAAACCATGCTATGGGGCTCTCTTTGGACCCAGAG GGGTGAACATTGGTGGTGTGGGCTCCTACCTCTACAAACCTCCCACTCCCACACCTGCCAGCATCACTCACCTTAGCCCCAGCAGCTTCAGCCCCCCCAGGCCCAGGACTGGCCTCCCTCAGGGCAAGAAAA GCCCTCCTCACATGAAGACATTCACTGGGGAGACCTCGTTGTGCCCAGGCTGTGAGGAACCCGTCTATTTTG CTGAGACGGTGATGTCTTTGGGCAGAAATTGGCACCGACCCTGTCTGAGGTGCCAGCGGTGCCGGAAGACCCTGACTGCTGGGAGTCACGCTGAG CATGACGGCGCCCCCTACTGCCACATTCCCTGCTATGGCTACCTGTTTGGCCCCAAAG GTGTGAACATTGGTGATGTGGGCTGCTACATCTATGACCCCGTGGAGATAAAATCTAAATGA